One window from the genome of Hyphomonas neptunium ATCC 15444 encodes:
- the hutI gene encoding imidazolonepropionase yields the protein MQKKRIWTNARLATMAAGLPGLGIVEDGLIAAEGDRITFAGLASDFPYTEGPSTQGYEVTDCGGRWILPGLIDCHTHLVWAGSRADEFERRLAGASYEEIARSGGGIRSTVSAVRAASEAELVAESLPRLNALIGEGVTTIEIKSGYGLNIEDELKQLRAARALGEVRPIDVETTLLAAHTLPPEYEGRADAYIDLVCNEIIPAAAQAGLASAVDAFCETIGFTPEQTGRVLSAARHHGLAVKLHADQLSNLQGGALAARHNALSADHLEYLDEAGIAAMAQAGMVAVMLPGAYYVLRETHPPPLEGLRRAGVSLAISTDCNPGTSPLTSILLAMNMGATLFRMTVEECLLGTTRHAARALGLEKATGTLEAGKLCNLSIWDIDRPAELVNAMGLNPLHTRVWRGQ from the coding sequence ATGCAGAAGAAGCGGATCTGGACAAATGCACGCTTGGCCACAATGGCCGCAGGCCTGCCGGGCCTGGGCATTGTGGAAGACGGCCTCATCGCGGCAGAAGGCGACCGGATCACCTTTGCCGGCCTGGCATCTGACTTTCCCTATACGGAGGGGCCCTCTACGCAGGGATATGAGGTAACCGATTGCGGCGGCCGCTGGATACTTCCCGGCCTGATCGACTGTCATACACATCTCGTCTGGGCAGGCAGCCGCGCAGACGAATTTGAACGACGCCTCGCCGGCGCCAGTTATGAGGAGATTGCCCGCTCTGGCGGCGGTATCCGCTCAACCGTCAGCGCTGTTCGCGCGGCCAGTGAGGCTGAGCTGGTTGCTGAAAGTCTTCCCCGCCTTAACGCCTTGATTGGTGAAGGCGTCACGACGATAGAAATAAAATCCGGATACGGATTGAACATTGAAGATGAACTCAAACAGCTCCGCGCCGCCCGCGCGCTCGGTGAAGTCCGCCCCATCGATGTGGAAACCACCCTTCTCGCCGCGCACACTCTACCCCCGGAATATGAAGGCCGCGCCGACGCCTATATCGACCTCGTCTGCAACGAGATCATCCCTGCCGCCGCCCAGGCAGGGCTTGCAAGCGCCGTGGACGCCTTCTGCGAAACCATTGGCTTCACACCGGAACAGACTGGCCGTGTACTGAGCGCGGCCCGCCATCATGGCCTTGCCGTGAAGCTTCACGCCGACCAGCTCTCAAACCTTCAGGGCGGCGCTCTTGCCGCCCGCCACAACGCACTCTCTGCCGATCACCTGGAATATCTCGACGAGGCGGGCATTGCGGCGATGGCTCAGGCAGGGATGGTCGCCGTGATGCTTCCCGGCGCCTATTACGTGCTGCGCGAGACACATCCCCCGCCGCTGGAGGGACTGCGGCGCGCGGGCGTTTCCCTTGCGATTTCAACGGATTGCAATCCCGGAACCTCTCCCCTCACCTCCATCCTTCTGGCCATGAACATGGGCGCCACGCTCTTTCGCATGACCGTCGAGGAGTGCCTGCTCGGCACGACACGCCACGCCGCCCGCGCGCTTGGCCTCGAAAAAGCAACCGGCACACTGGAGGCCGGAAAGCTCTGCAATCTGAGTATCTGGGACATTGATCGTCCGGCAGAGCTCGTCAACGCCATGGGCCTAAACCCCCTTCACACGCGCGTCTGGAGAGGCCAATGA
- the hutH gene encoding histidine ammonia-lyase, producing the protein MTTITLTPGSVPLSSWRALWQGATPKLDPACRPTIAGSASAVARILSRGKPVYGINTGFGKLAAVRIPDDQLEMLQRNIVLSHAAGVGEPSPANIVRLMMALKMTNLGRGASGVRLETIDLMEAMLAADLLPLIPAQGSVGASGDLAPLAHMACAMIGVGDVFLKGERLSAASAFRKAGLTPLPALAAKEGLALLNGTQFSTACALAGLFEAERILQSALVTGALSTEAAKGSDAPFDPRIHELRGHRGQIDCADILRDLMAGSAIRASHLENDTRVQDPYCIRCQPQVAGAALTLLRQAADTLLTESNGVSDNPLIFPETDEALSGGNFHAEPVAFAADMIAMALCEIGSISERRIAMLVDPALSGMPAFLTPQPGLNSGFMIPQVTAAALVSENKQMAFPASVDSIPTSANQEDHVSMAAHGARRLLTMAKNVDYILGIELLAAAQACDFHAPLRSSDALEALRARIRQDVPPLDHDRLMHPDIEAATGLIRSGEAIRAVNRPLPALEAAP; encoded by the coding sequence ATGACCACCATCACGCTGACGCCTGGCTCTGTCCCACTCTCCAGTTGGCGCGCCCTCTGGCAAGGCGCCACGCCCAAGCTTGATCCGGCCTGCCGCCCCACCATCGCCGGCAGCGCCAGCGCGGTCGCGCGCATCCTCTCCAGAGGAAAACCCGTCTACGGCATCAATACCGGATTCGGTAAACTCGCTGCCGTGCGTATTCCCGACGATCAGTTGGAAATGCTCCAACGCAACATCGTCCTCTCACATGCCGCCGGTGTGGGGGAGCCTTCGCCTGCAAACATCGTCCGCCTGATGATGGCCCTCAAGATGACAAATCTCGGCCGCGGCGCCTCCGGCGTGCGCCTTGAAACCATTGATTTGATGGAAGCGATGCTGGCCGCCGATCTTCTGCCGCTCATCCCGGCGCAAGGGTCCGTTGGTGCCTCGGGCGATCTGGCACCCCTCGCCCATATGGCCTGCGCGATGATCGGCGTCGGCGATGTGTTCCTCAAGGGAGAGCGCCTCAGCGCGGCATCCGCTTTTCGCAAGGCCGGCCTCACGCCCCTCCCCGCACTCGCGGCCAAGGAAGGCCTCGCCCTCCTCAATGGCACGCAATTTTCTACCGCCTGCGCACTCGCAGGTCTGTTTGAGGCCGAGCGCATTCTGCAAAGCGCGTTGGTCACCGGCGCCCTCTCCACCGAAGCGGCCAAAGGCTCCGACGCCCCATTCGACCCCCGCATTCACGAACTGCGCGGCCATAGGGGGCAGATCGACTGCGCAGATATCCTGCGGGATCTTATGGCGGGGTCTGCAATCCGCGCCAGCCACCTTGAAAACGATACCCGCGTTCAGGACCCCTACTGCATCCGTTGCCAGCCTCAGGTCGCCGGCGCCGCGCTCACCCTGCTCCGCCAGGCGGCTGACACACTGCTCACCGAATCCAACGGGGTCTCCGATAACCCTCTGATTTTTCCGGAGACGGATGAAGCGCTTTCCGGCGGAAATTTCCACGCCGAACCCGTCGCATTTGCCGCCGACATGATCGCAATGGCGCTGTGCGAAATTGGCTCCATCTCCGAGCGGAGAATTGCGATGCTGGTCGATCCGGCGCTTTCAGGAATGCCCGCCTTCCTCACGCCCCAGCCCGGCCTCAACTCCGGCTTCATGATCCCGCAGGTCACGGCGGCCGCCCTGGTCTCCGAGAACAAGCAGATGGCATTCCCCGCCAGCGTGGACTCGATCCCCACATCCGCAAATCAGGAAGACCATGTCTCCATGGCCGCCCATGGCGCACGGCGGCTTCTTACGATGGCAAAGAATGTGGATTATATTCTTGGTATTGAACTTCTCGCTGCGGCGCAGGCTTGCGACTTTCACGCGCCGCTGCGGTCCAGCGACGCCCTGGAGGCTCTGCGCGCCCGCATTCGCCAGGATGTGCCGCCGCTTGACCATGATCGCCTGATGCATCCCGATATCGAGGCTGCCACGGGGCTCATTCGCAGCGGCGAAGCCATCCGCGCCGTCAACCGGCCTCTGCCGGCCCTGGAGGCGGCGCCATGA
- the hutG gene encoding N-formylglutamate deformylase, whose amino-acid sequence MTGWLTVKEGPRPLIICFPHTGTVLPEDVADHFVSPELARRDTDWWVDKLYAFAGDMGATLIHTAISRSVIDVNRDPSGASLYPGQNTTTLCPLTTFDGAPLYKPGHPPNDADIARRRAAFHIPYHHAIEDQISRLRARHEKVVLYDAHSIRSEIPDLFDGLLPVFNVGSNYKTTCAPQFAENVEAICAASGQPSVLDGRFRGGWTVRHHGQPDHNVHAIQMELSCRGYMRESIGAVDDTDWPVPFDADYAAPMTDILKQVLGACLAFAENA is encoded by the coding sequence ATGACCGGCTGGTTGACCGTCAAGGAGGGGCCCCGTCCCCTGATCATTTGCTTTCCGCATACTGGCACCGTTCTGCCGGAAGATGTGGCGGACCATTTCGTATCTCCAGAACTTGCACGCCGCGACACGGACTGGTGGGTCGACAAGCTGTATGCCTTCGCAGGCGACATGGGCGCCACCCTGATCCACACGGCCATCTCGCGGTCGGTTATTGATGTGAACCGCGATCCGTCCGGCGCCTCACTCTATCCTGGCCAGAACACAACAACGCTCTGCCCCCTGACAACCTTTGACGGCGCGCCGCTTTACAAACCGGGCCACCCCCCAAATGATGCGGACATCGCCCGCAGGCGCGCCGCATTTCATATTCCCTACCATCACGCTATCGAAGACCAGATTTCCCGCCTGCGCGCACGCCATGAAAAGGTTGTCCTCTATGACGCCCATTCCATTCGTTCGGAAATTCCAGACCTCTTCGACGGCCTGCTACCGGTCTTCAATGTCGGCTCAAACTACAAGACCACCTGCGCGCCGCAATTCGCCGAAAATGTTGAAGCCATATGCGCCGCCTCCGGCCAGCCCAGCGTACTGGATGGCCGCTTCCGGGGTGGATGGACCGTGCGCCATCATGGGCAGCCAGACCACAATGTCCATGCGATCCAGATGGAGCTTTCCTGCCGGGGGTATATGCGCGAATCCATCGGCGCGGTCGACGATACGGACTGGCCCGTTCCTTTCGATGCGGACTATGCCGCCCCCATGACAGACATCCTGAAACAGGTGCTAGGCGCCTGTCTCGCCTTTGCCGAAAACGCCTGA
- the hutU gene encoding urocanate hydratase, translating into MPYPANVREIRAPRGTTLNTQSWLTEAPLRMLMNNLDPDVAERPEDLVVYGGIGRAARNWEAFDAIVAALKRLKEDETLLIQSGKPVGVFRTHADAPRVLLANSNLVPRWANWDHFNELDRKGLMMYGQMTAGSWIYIGAQGIVQGTYETFVEMGRQHHGGNLKGKWLLTAGLGGMGGAQPLASVMAGTACLAIECQPSSIEMRMRTGYLDAWTDDLEKALAMIDESCASGTPKSVGLLGNACEILPKILELGRLPDLLTDQTSAHDPVNGYLPEDWNVEDWKARRLSDPKAVEKAARASMAKHVRAMLEFQRRGVPTVDYGNNIRQVALDEGVADAFDFPGFVPAYIRPLFCRGIGPFRWAALSGDPEDIYRTDQKVKELIPDNPHLHTWLDMARERIKFQGLPARICWVGLGDRHRLGLAFNEMVASGELKAPVVIGRDHLDSGSVASPNRETEAMRDGSDAVSDWPLLNALLNCASGATWVSLHHGGGVGMGYSQHAGMVICCDGTEAAARRIERVLWNDPASGVMRHADAGYDIAIDSAREHGLDLPSLKG; encoded by the coding sequence ATGCCCTATCCTGCAAATGTCCGCGAAATCCGCGCACCACGGGGCACGACGCTGAATACCCAAAGCTGGCTTACCGAAGCGCCGCTCCGGATGCTGATGAATAACCTTGATCCCGATGTGGCCGAACGTCCGGAAGACTTGGTCGTCTATGGCGGTATAGGTCGCGCCGCCCGCAACTGGGAAGCCTTTGACGCGATTGTTGCCGCGCTCAAACGCCTGAAAGAAGACGAAACGCTCCTGATCCAGTCCGGCAAACCCGTCGGCGTCTTCCGTACTCATGCGGATGCACCTCGCGTGCTTCTGGCAAATTCAAACCTCGTTCCCAGATGGGCAAACTGGGACCATTTCAACGAGCTCGACCGCAAGGGGCTCATGATGTACGGCCAGATGACCGCGGGTAGCTGGATATACATTGGCGCTCAGGGCATCGTTCAGGGAACGTATGAAACCTTTGTCGAAATGGGCCGGCAGCACCATGGCGGAAATCTCAAGGGCAAATGGCTTCTGACGGCCGGTCTGGGCGGCATGGGCGGCGCTCAACCACTTGCCTCGGTTATGGCAGGGACAGCCTGCCTTGCCATAGAATGCCAGCCTTCCAGCATCGAGATGCGGATGCGGACTGGCTACCTCGATGCGTGGACGGACGACCTTGAGAAGGCCCTCGCCATGATCGACGAGAGCTGCGCCTCCGGTACGCCCAAATCCGTCGGGCTGTTGGGGAACGCCTGCGAAATTCTGCCGAAGATTCTGGAGCTTGGCCGCCTGCCAGACCTCCTGACCGACCAGACTTCGGCGCACGATCCGGTCAATGGATACCTACCCGAGGATTGGAACGTGGAAGACTGGAAGGCGCGCCGCCTCAGCGATCCCAAAGCTGTGGAAAAAGCGGCGCGTGCCTCCATGGCCAAACATGTCCGCGCGATGCTTGAATTCCAGAGGCGCGGCGTGCCCACGGTCGATTATGGCAACAACATCCGTCAGGTCGCGCTGGATGAAGGCGTCGCTGATGCCTTCGATTTTCCAGGTTTCGTGCCCGCCTATATCCGCCCGCTTTTCTGCCGGGGCATCGGCCCCTTTCGCTGGGCGGCACTCTCGGGTGATCCGGAAGACATCTACCGCACGGACCAGAAGGTGAAGGAACTCATCCCCGACAACCCTCATCTCCACACCTGGCTGGACATGGCGCGTGAACGGATCAAGTTCCAGGGTCTCCCCGCACGCATCTGCTGGGTTGGCTTGGGGGATCGCCACCGCCTCGGCCTCGCCTTCAATGAGATGGTTGCCAGCGGCGAGCTGAAAGCCCCCGTTGTCATTGGGCGCGATCATCTCGATTCCGGTTCGGTGGCATCGCCCAACCGGGAAACCGAAGCGATGCGCGACGGTTCTGACGCGGTATCAGACTGGCCACTCCTGAATGCGCTGCTCAACTGCGCTTCGGGCGCAACATGGGTGTCTTTGCATCACGGCGGCGGCGTGGGCATGGGCTATTCCCAACATGCTGGCATGGTCATCTGCTGTGATGGCACGGAGGCCGCCGCCCGCCGCATAGAACGCGTCCTGTGGAATGACCCTGCCAGCGGCGTCATGCGCCATGCCGATGCCGGCTATGACATTGCCATCGACAGTGCACGCGAACATGGCCTGGACCTGCCCAGCCTGAAGGGGTGA
- a CDS encoding lipocalin family protein, translating to MKLKHMMAPLSALALAACISQPDYRASDAELPTVSEVDLDRYVGKWHEIARYPNSFERGCVTATAEYAQLPDGKISVTNSCAKEDGKTDVAEGTARVVEGSNGAKLKVKFAPSWVPFAEGDYWVLHLEPDYSAVLVGAPSGKYLWILARDPAPPKAMIDRILKKAEDLGFETDPLTYAGNPA from the coding sequence ATGAAACTCAAACACATGATGGCCCCGCTTTCCGCCTTGGCCCTCGCGGCATGCATTTCACAGCCCGATTATCGCGCTTCTGACGCAGAACTGCCAACCGTCTCTGAAGTCGATCTTGATCGGTATGTGGGCAAATGGCACGAGATCGCGCGCTATCCAAACTCGTTTGAGCGGGGATGTGTGACGGCTACGGCTGAATATGCGCAACTGCCCGACGGCAAGATTTCGGTGACCAACAGCTGCGCCAAGGAAGACGGCAAGACGGATGTGGCCGAAGGCACAGCACGCGTGGTTGAAGGCTCCAATGGGGCTAAGCTGAAGGTCAAATTTGCGCCGTCCTGGGTGCCTTTTGCGGAAGGCGACTATTGGGTGCTTCACCTTGAGCCAGACTATTCTGCCGTGCTGGTCGGCGCGCCGAGCGGGAAATATCTCTGGATACTGGCACGCGACCCCGCGCCGCCCAAGGCGATGATTGACCGTATCCTGAAGAAAGCAGAAGACTTGGGGTTTGAAACGGACCCCCTGACTTACGCCGGAAATCCGGCGTAA
- a CDS encoding MipA/OmpV family protein, whose amino-acid sequence MVRIILIGAAALAFPAIAVAQPAPSDGWAVTLGAGALYSPTYEGDDDYSLKLLPNVQLRYGDRFFASVQEGAGYNLVNGETLRAGPIARIRFSRDESGDETFAISGGETGDLRGLGDVDTSIELGGFVEYELGAATLSAEVRQAVSGHDGLVADIGARWSGVSTAFGPPVIWSAGPRLRLVDDPYTSAYFGVTPSQAAASGLPEYEAGGGLHSYGVGATAILPLSRDGAWSAVFLAGYDKLSGDAADAPLVQLRGDEDQATLGMFISYTFQ is encoded by the coding sequence TTGGTTCGCATCATACTTATCGGCGCAGCGGCTTTGGCCTTCCCGGCTATAGCGGTGGCTCAGCCCGCCCCATCGGACGGTTGGGCCGTGACACTTGGCGCAGGCGCGCTTTATTCCCCCACCTATGAAGGCGACGATGATTACAGCCTGAAACTGCTCCCCAATGTGCAGCTGCGGTATGGGGACCGTTTCTTTGCCTCTGTGCAGGAAGGTGCGGGCTACAACCTCGTGAACGGCGAGACCCTGCGCGCCGGCCCCATCGCGCGCATTCGTTTTTCGCGGGACGAAAGCGGAGATGAGACATTTGCGATCAGCGGCGGAGAGACCGGCGATCTGCGCGGTCTGGGCGATGTGGATACCAGCATCGAGCTGGGTGGATTTGTTGAATACGAACTGGGCGCAGCGACGTTGAGCGCCGAAGTACGCCAGGCGGTATCGGGGCATGACGGGCTGGTGGCCGATATTGGCGCACGGTGGAGCGGCGTGTCCACCGCGTTTGGCCCGCCGGTGATCTGGTCTGCCGGGCCGCGCCTGCGGCTGGTGGATGATCCGTATACATCTGCCTATTTCGGGGTAACGCCAAGCCAGGCAGCGGCCTCGGGTCTGCCTGAATACGAGGCAGGCGGCGGGCTGCATTCTTATGGTGTGGGCGCTACGGCCATTCTGCCCCTGAGCCGGGACGGCGCATGGAGCGCTGTCTTCCTCGCGGGTTATGATAAGTTATCCGGTGACGCAGCCGATGCGCCCTTGGTTCAGCTTCGCGGTGACGAAGACCAGGCAACCTTGGGCATGTTCATCAGTTATACCTTCCAATGA